GCCTTCAACTGACCATATGTGAGGGAATCGAGGTTGGCTCCCGGCGGCAGGTACTTGAGGGCCTCGCGGCTGGCGACCATGATGTAGGTCGCCTGCATCCAGGGAATGTACTGCTGGTAAGGGGTTCCCAGCTTGCCAAGCTCAACGTAGGCGGGGACGAACCCGCGGTCTGCAAGCCTGGACAGCACGTCGTCAGCGGGCTGCAGCGCGCCGGCGTTGACCAGTGCGGGGAAGTCGCCGTGCACGCCTCCGACCAAGCTGATCATCACCCTGCCGGCACGGGTCTCAGCCAGAACCCGGTCAGCAAAGGGAACCGGTTCCACGGGAATGAACTCCACGTGTCCGGGGTAGCCGGCGAGGATCGACTGCCGCATCTTCTCGGCTTCTTCGATGGGCCGAAGCTGGGTGGAGAGGAACAGCACCGAAGACTGCGAGGCGCTGGCCGGTGGCACCGCGGTCACAAGCATCACGAGCATCACGCTGGCCAAAGCCACTATCCATCCTTGACGCATGAGGCTCCTCCTTTCGAACGTCACGCCGGGACCCGCCACTTACCGGTCGGGCCTTGCACTGTCTGTCCTGCCTCCCGGAGGCCCCGCCGAACCGCGCAGGACGAGTTCAGGGAGCCACACTTCCTGCAGCTTCTCTGCCGCAACGCCGGACATGTAGGAGACGAGCATCTTCACCAGCCGCCTTCCCGCCTGGCGGATAGGCTGCCGGAGGGTGGTGAGAGGAGGATCGGTGAACCGTGCCATTGGAATATCGTCGTAGCCGATGACGGAGATGTCCCGGCCCGCCCGCAGCCCTTGCTCGCGCAGCAGGTGCATGGCGCCGATGGCCATGAGGTCGTTTGCACAGAGAACGGCGGTGGGAGGGTCAGGCGCCCCCAGGAGGCGGTGCATCGCTCGATACCCCCCTTCCTCTGTCAGGTCTCCCTGAACGAGGAGCCTCTCCTCCTGCGGCAAACCGGCCTCTATCAGCGCTTTTCGGTAGCCTTCGAACCGGTGATGGCTGAAGTTGAGCTCCTGCGGAGCGTTGATGATCCCGATGCGGCGGTGCCCCAGTGCCAGCAGGTGGCGCGCCGCCACGTAAAAGCCGTGCGTGCCGTCGACGTCCACGTAGGGAAACGGGTGCTGGACGTCGCTGCTGCGCCCGTGCGCGACAAACGGCACGCCTCGCTCGGCAAGGTAGAGAATGCGTTCATCCTGTCGGCGGGTGCGTGCAAGAACCACGGCGTCGACCCGCCGGCCCTCCACCAGCCGGCGGTAGCAGCGCAACTCTTCCGGCCCTGGGGCGCAAGCCGTGACGAGCAGGTCCAGCCCGTGCTGGCTGAGCCCTTCACCGAGGCCAGCCGCGAGTTCGAGAAAGAACGGGTCGGCGAATTCGCCCGGCGGTGCGGGGATGACAAGCCCGACCGCCTCCGTTCGGCCCTTGCGCAGGCGTTGCCCAAGGGGGTTGGGCTGATAGCCGAGTCGGCGGGCCGCTTCGAGGACACGCTGCCGTGTCTGCTCGCTCACGTCGCCGTAACCGTTGAGTGCACGGGAGACGGTGGTGATGGACAAATCCAGCGCCCTGGCAAGCTCCTTTATTGTCACGGCGGCCTCCAAAACGTTTTGGCTCCCGCCGGCTCTATGCTAACGTCGCCCACGGAGGTCAGTCAATACCCCCGTGCGGAGATCTACCGGGACGGTGTGCCCCGTGTAGACCGGCGAGGGCCGGTCACCCCGGTGTTAGTCGCTTCTGCATGATGTCGAACTCGAGGTCGTCGAGCATCCGCACACTCTGGTACCCTAACCGTTCGTAGAGGGCCTTCGCCCGCCGGTTTGAGCGGTGTACTCCGAGCTCGATGGCATGGACCCTGCCTTTGTACTGGCTCTCCAGCATCTTGAGGATCGCACTTCCGATGCCCTGCCCCTGGAACTCGCTTTTGAGTACCAGCCCGTGGAGGTGCAGCACCCGGTCGCGCTGCTCCACCCAGTAGAACCCCGCGAGCTGGCCGTCGCTGTAAACTCCGTAAACCTGGCCCACCGCGCGGAAAAGCCGGCCGAAGTCTTCCCAGCTCATCTGCATGAGCTGAAGCGTGCGTTCGAGGTACGAAGCCGCTTCGTCGCGCATCAGTTGCAGGAACTCATCGTATTG
The genomic region above belongs to Bacillota bacterium and contains:
- a CDS encoding LacI family DNA-binding transcriptional regulator — protein: MTIKELARALDLSITTVSRALNGYGDVSEQTRQRVLEAARRLGYQPNPLGQRLRKGRTEAVGLVIPAPPGEFADPFFLELAAGLGEGLSQHGLDLLVTACAPGPEELRCYRRLVEGRRVDAVVLARTRRQDERILYLAERGVPFVAHGRSSDVQHPFPYVDVDGTHGFYVAARHLLALGHRRIGIINAPQELNFSHHRFEGYRKALIEAGLPQEERLLVQGDLTEEGGYRAMHRLLGAPDPPTAVLCANDLMAIGAMHLLREQGLRAGRDISVIGYDDIPMARFTDPPLTTLRQPIRQAGRRLVKMLVSYMSGVAAEKLQEVWLPELVLRGSAGPPGGRTDSARPDR
- a CDS encoding GNAT family N-acetyltransferase, translating into MIGFSPALDEQYDEFLQLMRDEAASYLERTLQLMQMSWEDFGRLFRAVGQVYGVYSDGQLAGFYWVEQRDRVLHLHGLVLKSEFQGQGIGSAILKMLESQYKGRVHAIELGVHRSNRRAKALYERLGYQSVRMLDDLEFDIMQKRLTPG